From a single Chloracidobacterium sp. genomic region:
- a CDS encoding formylglycine-generating enzyme family protein, with amino-acid sequence MTVRNGVRWGCWVAVLWLTGPWLWVGGGAAADSSPAAPRPIQLEKLTYEVVTLDDAGREVRRERKWNWGFREALGNGVTLEMLLIPGGEFVMGDGIDTVPFPFPCHKVRVKAFFLGRYEVTERQWREVAGWGRVERGLPRRPGAWLPFGSRHDEWPVRRVTWEESMEFCERLRRATGRGYRLPSEAEWEYACRAGTTTAFHFGNSINHCVARFRLRGCGRGAYGEGEFEARPAAVGSHGVANEWGLADMHGNVEEWCEDIEHLGYEGAPTDGRAWVEIVRPCNERKRISRGGSWLSLAIQCRSAGRGSAYSNRREKDTGLRVAMDVPVGLALPPRP; translated from the coding sequence ATGACAGTCCGGAACGGCGTGCGATGGGGTTGCTGGGTGGCGGTGCTGTGGCTGACCGGACCGTGGCTGTGGGTCGGCGGCGGCGCGGCGGCGGACAGTTCACCGGCTGCGCCGCGACCGATACAGCTGGAGAAGCTGACATACGAGGTGGTGACGCTGGACGACGCAGGGCGCGAGGTGCGGCGGGAGCGGAAATGGAACTGGGGGTTTCGGGAGGCGCTGGGCAACGGGGTGACGTTGGAGATGCTGCTCATACCGGGCGGAGAGTTTGTGATGGGGGATGGGATTGACACCGTGCCGTTTCCGTTTCCGTGTCACAAGGTGCGGGTGAAGGCGTTTTTTCTGGGGCGGTATGAGGTGACGGAGCGGCAGTGGCGGGAAGTGGCTGGGTGGGGGCGCGTGGAGCGTGGGTTGCCGCGTCGGCCTGGGGCGTGGTTGCCGTTTGGGAGTCGGCACGACGAGTGGCCGGTGCGGCGGGTGACGTGGGAGGAGAGTATGGAGTTTTGTGAGCGGCTGAGGCGGGCGACGGGGCGGGGATATCGGCTGCCGAGCGAGGCGGAGTGGGAGTATGCGTGTCGGGCTGGGACGACGACGGCGTTTCACTTTGGGAACAGCATCAACCATTGTGTGGCGCGGTTTAGGCTGCGGGGCTGTGGGCGGGGGGCGTACGGGGAAGGGGAGTTTGAGGCGCGGCCGGCGGCGGTGGGGAGTCACGGCGTGGCGAACGAGTGGGGGTTGGCGGACATGCACGGGAATGTGGAGGAGTGGTGTGAGGATATTGAGCACTTGGGCTACGAGGGCGCGCCGACGGATGGGCGGGCGTGGGTGGAGATTGTCCGGCCATGTAACGAGAGAAAACGGATTTCTCGGGGCGGCAGTTGGCTGTCATTGGCGATTCAGTGTCGCTCAGCGGGACGTGGGAGCGCGTACAGCAACCGTCGGGAGAAGGACACTGGGTTGCGGGTGGCGATGGACGTGCCGGTGGGTTTGGCGTTGCCGCCGCGGCCGTGA
- a CDS encoding prolyl oligopeptidase family serine peptidase, giving the protein MTFCATSRRCLHIGFLLLAIWLSGDLAPFVVAQTSYRTPPKPIADLVDAPLPPAALVSPQRTWLLLAERPALPPIAEVAQPELRLGGVRLNPRTNGPSQPAYLTGLTLLRLADGTKRPVTGLPTPTRLGDLSWSPDERHVAFTHTAGDRIELWLLDVEKAAARRLGDLRLNAVVGRPLQWFPTGRSLLCRVVPAGRGAPPSPPPVPDGPIVQENRGRATPARTFQDLLRNPYDEALFDYYLTAQLVQVDLTGRATPIGRPAVIQNAAPSPDGRYLLVQALHRPYSYTLPATYFPTRIQVWDERGRVVREIADLPLRDDIPTSFDAVAKGPRSVQWRSDAPATLVWVEAQDGGDPNVKADIRDRLFFLSAPFTGEPQPSIGFAYRFGGVQWGTGQLALAYEGWRKTRMRRTWRFQPDAPAAQPTLVHERSGEDRYSDPGNFLTYVAPDGTVRLLSPDGGKTLYLAGEGASPEGDRPFLDRFDVGTGQTTRLWRSEAPYYEEPVALLDSEAKRVLLTRESPTEPPNYFIRDLATGKLTALTNFPHPTPQLIGVQKEQIRYKRADGVDLTATLYLPPGYDAKRDGPLPLMIWAYPQEFVSAAAAGQVQGSPYRFVRVSYWGPLFLLTQGYAVLDNPSFPIIGENGREPNDTYIEQLVASAQAAIDECVRRGVADPNRVAVGGHSYGAFMTANLLAHSRLFRAGVARSGAYNRTLTPFGFQAEERTYWQAREVYQRMSPFNYADQIRAPLLLIHGEADDNAGTFPIQSERLFQAIKGLGGTVRLVMLPHERHSYRARESILHMLWETYTWLEEHVKNAKPLEAEKAASGSRRGER; this is encoded by the coding sequence ATGACCTTTTGCGCAACTTCGCGTCGTTGCCTCCACATCGGCTTTTTGCTTTTAGCAATCTGGTTGAGCGGCGACCTTGCGCCGTTCGTTGTGGCGCAAACTTCCTATCGGACGCCGCCGAAGCCCATCGCTGATCTGGTGGACGCTCCACTACCGCCGGCGGCGCTGGTGAGTCCGCAGCGGACGTGGTTGTTGCTTGCGGAGCGCCCGGCGCTGCCGCCAATCGCCGAAGTCGCCCAACCCGAACTCCGACTGGGCGGCGTCCGCCTCAACCCACGGACTAACGGCCCCAGTCAACCGGCGTACCTCACCGGCCTCACGCTCCTCCGGCTTGCCGACGGAACCAAACGTCCTGTCACCGGCCTTCCGACGCCGACGCGGTTGGGCGATCTGAGTTGGTCGCCGGATGAGCGCCACGTGGCGTTCACCCATACGGCGGGCGACCGTATTGAGTTGTGGCTGCTGGACGTTGAAAAAGCCGCCGCGCGGCGACTGGGCGACCTGCGGCTCAACGCCGTCGTCGGACGCCCACTCCAGTGGTTTCCCACCGGTCGGTCGCTGCTGTGCCGCGTCGTACCGGCGGGACGCGGTGCTCCGCCGTCGCCGCCGCCCGTCCCGGACGGCCCCATCGTGCAGGAAAATCGCGGTCGCGCTACACCCGCCCGGACGTTTCAGGACCTCCTGCGCAATCCGTACGACGAGGCGTTGTTCGATTATTACCTTACGGCGCAACTCGTTCAGGTTGACTTGACCGGCCGCGCCACGCCCATCGGCCGACCGGCGGTGATCCAGAACGCCGCCCCATCGCCCGACGGGCGGTACTTGTTGGTGCAGGCGCTGCATCGCCCCTACTCGTACACGTTACCGGCCACGTATTTTCCAACCCGCATTCAGGTGTGGGATGAGCGCGGCCGGGTCGTCCGCGAGATCGCCGACCTTCCGCTGCGCGACGACATCCCCACAAGCTTTGACGCCGTAGCCAAAGGGCCGCGCAGCGTCCAGTGGCGGAGCGACGCTCCGGCGACGCTCGTTTGGGTGGAAGCGCAGGACGGCGGCGATCCGAACGTCAAGGCCGACATCCGCGACCGGCTCTTTTTCCTGTCCGCACCGTTCACCGGCGAGCCACAACCGTCCATCGGCTTTGCGTACCGGTTCGGCGGTGTCCAGTGGGGAACGGGACAGCTGGCGCTGGCTTATGAAGGCTGGCGGAAGACGCGCATGCGGCGGACGTGGCGCTTCCAGCCTGACGCGCCTGCCGCCCAGCCGACGCTGGTTCACGAACGCTCTGGGGAAGATCGCTATAGCGATCCCGGCAACTTCCTGACGTACGTTGCGCCGGACGGCACGGTGCGGCTTCTGTCGCCTGACGGCGGCAAGACGCTCTATCTTGCGGGCGAAGGCGCGTCGCCGGAAGGTGACCGGCCGTTCCTAGATCGCTTCGATGTCGGGACGGGGCAGACCACTCGCCTCTGGCGATCGGAAGCGCCCTACTACGAAGAACCTGTAGCATTGCTCGACTCGGAAGCTAAGCGGGTGTTATTGACGCGGGAATCGCCGACCGAACCGCCGAACTACTTCATTCGTGACTTGGCGACGGGCAAGCTGACGGCGCTGACGAACTTCCCGCATCCAACGCCGCAGTTGATTGGCGTCCAGAAGGAACAGATTCGCTACAAGCGCGCAGACGGCGTTGACCTGACGGCGACGCTCTATCTGCCGCCCGGTTATGACGCCAAGCGCGACGGGCCGCTGCCGTTGATGATATGGGCGTATCCACAGGAGTTTGTCAGCGCGGCTGCCGCTGGACAGGTGCAGGGGTCGCCGTATCGCTTTGTTCGGGTGAGCTACTGGGGGCCGTTGTTTTTGTTGACGCAGGGGTACGCCGTCCTTGACAACCCCTCATTTCCCATCATCGGCGAAAACGGACGCGAGCCGAATGACACCTACATTGAGCAGTTGGTGGCGTCGGCACAGGCGGCGATTGACGAGTGTGTTCGGCGCGGCGTCGCCGATCCGAACCGGGTCGCCGTCGGCGGTCACTCGTATGGGGCGTTTATGACGGCCAACTTGCTGGCGCATTCGCGTCTGTTCCGCGCCGGTGTCGCCCGCAGCGGCGCTTACAATCGGACGCTCACGCCGTTCGGCTTTCAGGCTGAGGAGCGCACCTACTGGCAGGCGCGCGAGGTTTACCAGCGCATGTCGCCGTTCAACTACGCCGACCAGATTCGTGCGCCGTTGCTGCTCATCCATGGCGAGGCGGACGATAACGCCGGCACGTTTCCCATCCAGAGCGAACGGCTCTTTCAGGCGATAAAAGGTCTCGGTGGGACGGTTCGGTTGGTGATGCTGCCGCATGAGCGCCACAGCTACCGGGCGCGGGAATCCATTCTGCACATGCTCTGGGAGACGTACACGTGGCTGGAAGAACACGTCAAAAACGCCAAGCCGCTTGAAGCGGAGAAGGCGGCTTCCGGCTCGCGTAGGGGTGAACGGTAG
- a CDS encoding VOC family protein, translated as MAISCFHLAFPVTDLDATRRFYVEGLGCTSGRASNRALILNFFGHQIVAHLVSEPPPPQTGIYPRHFGMVFADEADWAAVAARAEAHGLRFRQRPRIRFPGEPTEHRTFFLEDPSGNLLEFKHYTHPEAIFGCAELAAVGDA; from the coding sequence ATGGCGATTTCCTGCTTTCATCTTGCTTTCCCTGTCACCGACCTTGACGCCACCCGCCGGTTCTATGTTGAAGGGTTGGGTTGCACGTCCGGTCGAGCCTCAAACCGCGCACTGATTCTGAATTTCTTCGGCCACCAGATTGTCGCCCACCTTGTGAGTGAGCCGCCGCCGCCGCAGACCGGGATTTACCCTCGTCACTTCGGGATGGTGTTCGCTGACGAGGCAGATTGGGCTGCAGTGGCGGCGCGCGCCGAGGCCCACGGACTGCGTTTCCGTCAGCGACCGCGTATCCGCTTCCCCGGCGAGCCGACCGAACACCGGACGTTTTTCCTTGAAGACCCGTCTGGAAACCTGCTGGAGTTCAAACACTACACCCACCCTGAAGCCATTTTCGGTTGCGCTGAACTTGCGGCCGTCGGCGACGCCTGA